The following proteins are co-located in the Haemorhous mexicanus isolate bHaeMex1 chromosome 30, bHaeMex1.pri, whole genome shotgun sequence genome:
- the NEFL gene encoding neurofilament light polypeptide → MSSYGYDPFFPSYKRRYADSPRIHVSVRSGGGFGSARSAYSSLSAPVSSVSVRRSYATSSASSSLLHSVDSLDLSQVAAISNDLKSIRSQERAQLQDLNDRFACFIERVHELEQQNKVLEAELLVLRQKHAEPSRFRALYEQEIRELRLAAEEATSEKQALQGERESLEETLRGLQARYEEEVLSREDAEARLLEVRKGADEAALARAELEKRVDSLLDELAFLKKVHEEELAELQAQIQYAHLSVEMDVSAKPDLSAALRDIRAQYEKLAARNMQNAEEWFRSRFTVLSESAAKNTDAVRAAKDEVSESRRLLKAKTLEIEATRGMNEALEKQLQELEEKQSADISALQDTINKLENELRTTKSEMARYLKEYQDLLNVKMALDIEIAAYRKLLEGEETRLSFTSVGSITSGYSQSAPTFGRSAYSGLQASSYLVSTRSFPAYYSSHVQEEQIEIEETIEAAKAGEAKAAPAEEGEEEEKEEGEEEAGEEAEEEEEGAKEESEEAKEGEEEEGEGEETAAEEGEESQEAAEEGGEEEKEEKEEKEAAGKEDSEGKKKA, encoded by the exons ATGAGCTCGTACGGCTACGACCCGTTCTTCCCGTCCTACAAGCGGCGCTACGCGGACAGCCCGCGCATCCATGTGTCGGTGCGCAGCGGCGGCGGCTTCGGCTCGGCGCGCTCCGCGTACTCCAGCCTGTCCGCGCCCGTGTCCTCCGTGTCCGTGCGCCGCAGCTACGCCACCTCCAGCGCCTCCAGCTCGCTGCTGCACTCGGTGGACAGCCTGGACCTGAGCCAGGTGGCCGCCATCAGCAACGACCTCAAGTCCATCCGCAGCCAGGAGCGAGCGCAGCTGCAGGACCTCAACGACCGCTTCGCCTGCTTCATCGAGCGCGTCCacgagctggagcagcagaacaaggtgctggaggccgagctgctggtgctgcgGCAGAAGCACGCCGAGCCCTCCCGCTTCCGCGCGCTGTATGAGCAGGAGATCCGCGAGCTGCGCTTGGCCGCGGAGGAGGCGACGAGCGAGAAGCAGGCGCTGCAGGGCGAGCGGgagagcctggaggagactcTGCGCGGGCTGCAGGCGCGCTACgaggaggaggtgctgagcCGCGAGGACGCGGAGGCGCGGCTGCTCGAGGTGCGCAAGGGCGCGGACGAGGCGGCGCTGGCGCGGGCGGAGCTGGAGAAGCGCGTGGACAGCCTGCTGGACGAGCTGGCCTTCCTCAAGAAGGTGCACGAGGAGGAGCTGGCCGAGCTGCAGGCGCAGATCCAGTACGCGCACCTGTCCGTGGAGATGGACGTGTCGGCCAAGCCCGACCTGTCGGCCGCGCTGCGCGACATCCGCGCGCAGTACGAGAAGCTGGCGGCGCGCAACATGCAGAACGCCGAGGAGTGGTTCCGCAGCCGCTTCACCGTGCTCAGCGAGAGCGCCGCCAAGAACACGGACGCCGTGCGCGCCGCCAAGGACGAGGTGTCCGAGAGCCGCCGCCTGCTCAAAGCCAAGACGCTGGAGATCGAGGCCACCCGCGGCATGAACGAGGCgctggagaagcagctgcaggagctggaagagaagCAGAGTGCGGATATCTCCGCGCTGCAG GATACAATCAACAAATTGGAGAATGAGCTGAGAACCACAAAGAGTGAGATGGCTCGGTACTTAAAGGAATATCAGGACCTGCTCAATGTGAAAATGGCCCTGGACATCGAAATTGCAGCTTATAG GAAACTGCTCGAGGGGGAGGAGACCCGGCTCAGCTTCACCAGCGTGGGCAGCATCACCAGTGGCTACAGCCAGAGTGCCCCCACCTTCGGCAGGTCTGCCTACAGCGGCCTCCAGGCCAGCTCCTACCTGGTGAGCACCCGCTCCTTCCCCGCCTACTACTCCAGCCAcgtgcaggaggagcagatcGAGATCGAGGAAACCATCGAGGCTGCCAAGGCAGGAGAGGccaaggcagctcctgcagaagagggtgaggaggaggagaaagaggaaggagaggaagaagcaggagaagaggctgaagaagaggaggaag GTGCTAAGGAGGAATCAGAAGAAGCCAAAgagggtgaggaagaggaaggagaaggggaagaaacagcagcagaagaaggGGAGGAGTCCCAggaagctgctgaggaaggtggtgaggaggagaaggaggagaaggaagagaaagaagcagcaggaaaggaagATAGCGAAGGCAAGAAGAAGGCTTGA